In one Pyxidicoccus xibeiensis genomic region, the following are encoded:
- the tnpB gene encoding IS66 family insertion sequence element accessory protein TnpB (TnpB, as the term is used for proteins encoded by IS66 family insertion elements, is considered an accessory protein, since TnpC, encoded by a neighboring gene, is a DDE family transposase.), which yields MLRLPEGVRIWVATAPCDMRKQADGLSALVEGSLGQAPKSGHRFVFFSRRKDFVRILFWDANGYCTVAKRLEAGRFRVPVPVEGQATVHLEARQLAELLALVEAGGRARRKPAH from the coding sequence ATGCTGAGACTGCCGGAGGGGGTGCGAATCTGGGTGGCGACGGCGCCGTGCGACATGCGCAAGCAGGCGGACGGGTTGAGCGCGTTGGTGGAGGGCAGCCTGGGACAGGCGCCGAAGTCGGGGCACCGCTTCGTCTTCTTCTCGAGGCGCAAGGACTTCGTGCGGATTCTCTTCTGGGACGCCAATGGGTACTGCACCGTCGCCAAGCGATTGGAGGCGGGGCGGTTCCGGGTGCCGGTGCCCGTGGAGGGCCAGGCCACGGTGCACCTGGAGGCGCGGCAGTTGGCCGAGTTGCTGGCGCTGGTGGAGGCCGGGGGAAGGGCGCGACGCAAGCCGGCGCACTGA